CCACGACAGACACCGCGTGCACACTACGGCCGTTTAAAATTATAGCTATCTGTTATTTCATGTTCGGTTTTAAGACTTTCTGTCTGGTCTTGTGGACGGGAGaaacttgatttattttatttcattaattttttttgtctgactgGAACAGCTGCTTGGTGTCAGCTGGTAGATGCCAGCATTTCCATAAAGCtcaaagggggaggaggggcgggaggggtCGTGGAATGGTTATGCGATTAGGCTACATCCATTTTATAAGCTCTATCAAGAGTCGTCAATGGGGAcgggagagaaaaacagtgtATAGTTCTGTAAGCAGTTAGTATAGTGCAGTGTGTTATTTGGAAGGCTCTGGTTTGGGAAAAAATACACTATCTAGGAATTTGCTGACGCGTGTGTCATTTATTCTCACAAAGTCCAGAAATCTATTTTAATGGACTGTGTGGCGTAGCTGTGCgcgcaaaaatatttaatatcagCATTCTGAAAGCAACTTATGGGAGATGGATTATATCAGTCTTTACTGAGCCACCGAAGATCTTTCCGATCAGAGATGAAGGCCGACCGTGTGTGCAGGAAGGCGGTGCTGCAGTGCACGCGCACGTGCTTTTTGTCTGTATTgatgacatgggggggggggcactcgaCCGGCCGCCTGCGCGTTTAAGGCCACTCGGCTGAGCGCGTGTGTCTTTTGTCCTAGGGTGGGGCTTCTCCGCGCGGCTCTAATGTGCGAGTTGTCAGCCTGATGCTCCCCTGCCAGCCACTGACTGTCGGTATTCACAGGGTACTGCGGCCCCCCGGCGGAGCCTCGAACATATCCTTCGGCACAGACGAGGAGAAGCCACCGGCTCGTAAGAACAGAACCGCCTCCAACATCTTTGCGGAGCCAGATGACCCCCACGCTCATCGACGGAACAACCCACCCGGTAGCTACTCCGACCTCTGAAGTCCCGTTTATTATGGCCGGATCAGGCTTGGTCAGTTGTGTTAGACTGAAAAAACAGTTGAAGGTTCTGTACAGTCCGAATTCTACCCAATTTTTTCAGTGAGGCAGCAGATTCTGTGCTGTTAGATGGATAAAGAAGTTCTTTACTACACAGGAACAACCACCCCAGGCGTGTTCTTACGCACGCTGGTTGgaagaaaaataagtttttcagGTTTCAGTTTTGCAATTTTGAGGTTTCCTTGGTTCAGTGTTGCTGTGGTAACGTTGGAGGTTGTAAAGGCTGCGTAATTATAAGCTAATAGTAATGTTTTATCGAGGAAAAACATTAATTGTAaagatcaattaaaaaaaatcttttatagCACAGCATCTTGAGCAGAATggtatttcaatttttttttttttaaaataaaatcaattgaAAGCATTGTGTTTTAACAGTGTTTGACAGGTGAACTGCACTCGTTTTAATTTGTCAAATGTGGATATAGGGTCCCTTAATTATTTGCTAAATCTGAACCGCCCCTTGCAGGTGCTCAGGTCTGAAAGACCAGCTTAGCTGCTACTGAAGGCCATAGAGTACTGGTGCCTTTTTGGCCTAATGGGTGTGGctcaatcccacaatgcattcgGCCACCTGATGTACTGCAGTGATTTGCAGGGACGTTCCAGCGTCGTGGAGTCCATCGTTTAAGACACTTAAGGATTTATTTGAAAGGTGCTGCTGTCAAATAAGACTTTATTTTGCATCTGGAACTTCAGGTGGGATGCTGTAAGCGTTTCCTGGACGTCACTGGACTGGACGTTATTGGACGGTCAACAAGTGTCAGATTGAAGGCCGGCGGACCGAGCGGACGCTGGGCTGTAGGCCCGAGCGTTGTCTGCGTTTGTATACGGGCAGAGTGTAGACGGCTGTATCTCGGGTCCTACTCCTGCTAATGTGTCCGCACCCAGTCGTCCCCCAGTGTACGCGGGCTTCCTCCGAGCCCAGCTTGCGGTCCCTGGAGTGCGGTTAGTCGTCAGACCCCTGGTCTGGACCGGCCCGTTTCCCAGCGCGGTGCCTCCCCTCCGGCGCTGCTGCAGAAAGGGATGCGGATGCCGGTAGGAGCGAGGCGGTCGAGGGCTCTGATGGATGAGGTCTACCAGCAGCAGCGCGTTTTATACCTCCTCCTCACACGGTGGAGTCATTGGGAAAACggtgtttgtgtttcctgtgaATTTGATTGGTGGAATGGTGGAAACGCTGCCATTCCGTTGGGGGTCGCCAGGGGCTGCTGAAATTCCGCACCTCCCTGTGGAAGAGCAGAATTGGGGCAGTAATGGATATCCTAACAGGCACAGATCCTACGGTTTTTACACGCACTGCTGTAAGCGCTGCTTTAGCTGATCTATTGGCCTACATGTGGTTTTAGGATTTGAGATGCGCATGATGTACCCTAGGGCTGTTTACTTTAGTCCTGGGGGCTACACCCTGGCTTATGTTCCAGTCAGCCCGAAACGATCAATAATCCAATCAAATCCATTCATCAATTATTAACGGATTTGCTTGGATTATTGATCATTTCATGTATTGATTGACTTAGTTCAGCATTCAGCTGTTGGCCCAATCTGTCATATATGGAAGGCAATTAACTGCTGATCCTTGGAACATGTATCTTTTATTAACGCAGACAACAAACATCCAAGTAAACCCATTTCTACCTGAATTTTATTAGTCTTTTAACTGTTCACACGTCAGGTGAAAACCAGTCTCTGGTCATGGCTGAAGAACAGGCTGGTGCCTTTGTTGGCTAAATGCCCTTCTGGTCCAGCATCTCTTTAAGAAAAGACTCCCAGCGGGATATTTTCCAGCAATGTCAGATCTAGGTCAGGTTTCCGTCCGCAGCTCGTCAGACCTCACCCATtatccctttgaagagtaggcattctggaatgtttttttcttcttcttcctcaaaataataagtcagtgttctagaactccactgctttcagtcaccatcagtgattgtgacatcagcagtagaatgttcagctaagaacgtTTTAATTCTAGTCACATACTTAAAGGGCTGAGACCTCATTTGGAGCTGATGGTGCATACGCTGCAGTTCCCATACGCCAGTTCGGTCCACTCTGCTTCTGTTTCGggtcccccgcccccgcgcccccgcaTGGGGAGCATGTGTGCGATTGTAGCGCTGGAGCGCACCAAGCACCAACCTGGCCTTCCTTTTTCCGCTGGAGCGACACAGCGCTCTCTCAGCAGCCTGGCAAGAGCCTTAATCAggaacagacaggaagtgtttgactctgtgtgggttttttttaatggggtggagggggaggggagatgaGCAGTCGTCTCTTGTGCGCCAGAGCTCTCTCAAGGCCTCGCGTTTGAATCTGTCTGGGTTCCATTAGCCCAGCTGTGCTTCAGCTTGACTGCGTCTGCAGTGCAAGCCGCTGCTGGGGAGGCGAGCCTGCGCCCGCACCTGTGCGGTCCAGGTGTGCGTCTCCAGGTGCTGCTGCACATGAGTCAGCGGCATCGTGAAGACGCTTTCCTCCAGGATTTAAATTATGTTCATTATTCTGGatgcttcctgttcctgagGTTTGGTAATGCTGATAGTTTATCCGTAAAAAGACCagccagggccctgtttcacagagcaggattactgcgttagctggataactgcacagagtaaaaccctgtttcacagagcaggattactgagttagctggataactgcactgagtaaaaccctgtatcacagagcaggattactgagttagctggataactgcacagagtaaaaccctgtttcacagagcaggattactgagttagctggataactgcactgagtaaaaccctgtatcacagagcaggattactgagttagctggataactgcactgagtaaaaccctgtatcacagagcaggattactgagttagctggataactgcactgagtaaaaccctgtttcACAGTGCAGGATTACTgcgttagctggataactgcgcagagtaaaaccctgtatcacagagcaggattactgcgttagctggataactgcactgtgtTGTAActcagaacagctctttttgcTCCAGTCCACGTTCCAGATCTGGGACAGTTCCGGGTTTTGCTCGGTGCGGTTACCCAGCCAGCTCGGTAACCCTGCTCGGTGATGCAGGCCTCAGGTTAAGTGGGGCCGTTGTCGCTGGTTTGTGTAGTAGCAGTTTGACACTGTTTAGACGGCGGGCGAGTGCTCGTAAAGCTGCAGTCCCTCTCTGGGCTGGAGGCTGCAGACAGCCAGCGCAGACTGCTGTCAGCACAGAGACGGGAGGGAACtttagtcagtttttttttttttttcttcttttctgtttaACGACCGTTTCTGAGTGAGGAGCAGTAAATTCTCATTGGTCATTGAAGCTGCGCGGTcatgctctgattggtggctgctccggggggagggggaggggggggggttgtttgaaATACGAGGTGCGCTGGCTTTTCCACATCAGGCCTTATTAGGAGGGGAGACCCTGAAAGAACTCTGCTTCGGGGTGACGCCAGACATCCTGCGAGGAGATGCCCTGGCTTCGCTCTCGCCTCCCCCAGTCGGCCGTTCGAGGACGCGTtctccatttttaaaactgccTTCCTTAAATGCATATCGATCGTGTGTTTCAGAAATCGCCACACGGCCATAATTGAAGAGTCCTCTGTAACAACTGCGTGGAATGAGgaaatgaaatctgaaatcGGAGACCGTTTGCATGATGTCAGATCTTTATTCTGATTGGTTATCGCACCCATAATGTTCCCCGTCCTTCTGGCCGCCCCACCGGCTTGCCACGCATCACcatctatcccagcatgcattgccgACGCGAAAAAAAATCAGCTCctattgaaatgaatggaggtGATTACAAAGTCGTtggagggggcgtggcttaAGTTAGGATTCAGTCAAGCGGCAGGGCCGGGGGCCACAGGAGGGGCCCCTGAGGAGCCGTGCCGCTATGCGGGGCCTTCAAGGGCCCCGGTCACCCGGGCGACCGTGAGAGCGGAACGCGCGGGAGAACCGGCCGGAGCGGACGGAGGCGGGCGGCCCCGACGTTTCGGGACGTTACCGTAGCGCGGCGGCTTGCGCTCGCGTGCGCACGTGGAGCCCCGTCCAGCTGGGCCGCGGCCAGACCGCGCACTGAAGGCCCCTTTCACAGAGTCCCACCGACGCTCCTCCAGCGGGGCATTGTTCGCGCACAATGGCGGCTCTCAGGACGGCAGTCCATCGGACTCCATTAGCCGCCGTTTTGTGGCGGATAATTTCCTCCGGAGGTGGTGGTCGCCGCCACCGCGCTGCTCCCAGTGGAAGATGAGGACCGATACGACGCGCCCACGGGCCGCCGCGGTGGCTCGGGCTGTTAAATCTGCGCTCGAACGGGAGCCCCGGGCCAACTCCATAGATAAGGGGGCGGGTTTGTGAGTTTTGGCTTCTTCGCCTGATCTTTTTCCCTCTGGATGGAATCCACACTCCCGGTTCTGGTGCCAGACATTAGCACAACACTGTAAAGCCTGGTTTAAGCCGGGAgtgtgggtggatgggggggtaGCTTGGTGGATTGGTTCTTGCGAAagcagctttttattttatttccccccccctgcacaGTCTGACCTGCTGAAGGCCATGAAACTGCAGGCTGGGAACGTCTGCCGGGCGTGGCGGTGCCTTTTCGTCATGAGAAGATCATTAGTagcatttccccccccccgtttctaCACAAAGGGTCTCAGTCGGCCACGATCGGGGGGCACCGGCAGAAGCAGGAAGTGTGCATTTCAGTGGTAATTACGAGATGCGAGCGAACCGCAAAGCGTTCTGGGAGCCGGTGGCTCTTAAAAGCCGATCGAGACTAATCGACGGGGCTTGTGGGTTACGTGCTCAAGTGGGAGCACAAACCAGATGGCCGGCCTCGCATTTAGAATGATGAAGTTTAATTATTCAATCGATGGTGAATATTTCCCATTTAAGCGCACTTCCTGCATGACGGCTCtaccctccctcgccccccccccccctcccctcgcggGTGCTTCTGTCAGATGGGGCGGAGCAGACTGAGCCCTGCACTGTGAGGATAAGAGCAGGAGTTCTTTCCCGTTGCCGTAGGCCTCGCGCACACCGGTCTGTTCTGGTTTTGGATTCGGAAACGTTTCGGTTAAGTTTCCGCTACCTTGACCCGCTCGTGCTCATTACTCAAATGCATTCTGTGGTTTTTAGAATCCCCGAATGCGCTCCACGCAGAATGTTTCCTCTGGCAGATGTGATCTCTTGTGTTCCTCAGTTAACAAAATTTTCTTCTGTCAAATTAACTGTGAAGATGTTTGAAATTTTTGCAGAACTTGCAAGAATTTAGAGTACCACCAATGGAAAATGATTCTACAGGTAGGTTTTCTCAAATTATCCCTGTACACGTTCAGGGTTCAGCGGTTCCAGCATTTCTGATCCTTGCTTtgagaatttttaaatgttttcggTATGGGACAGTTTTAAGGAGCTGAAACGCTTTTCGAAATCTGTTTTAGCGTTAGTGTGCGTGAGGCCTTGGAGTGTTGAATTCGTTATTCTCACTCAGACTTTGGGAGCAGTTGAGGGCTAAAGGCTGGGCCCGCTGGTTGGATCTTTATGTTCTGGTTTGCTGGGCGCTTGTGAATATTCCCAGGGCTGTGGTTCGAAGGAGCAGCCGTGGCCCGTGTAGCTTCAGCACGAACCGCCCGGACCAGCCGGAACCTTCTGGAATAAGGACGCCGGAGGACCGGGTGCAGCGCGGGAGCTAGCGTGTCTGGGTCGCGCGTAGAGCATCTTGGGTAACGGCGCCTCTTGTCTTGCAGGCGGGAAGCCCACGGGGGTGCTGTGTGGAGAGCCGTCCGCCCCCCTGAGACGATGCCACCACGCTGCCAACCAGAACAACTCTGTGCCTGAGGAGGCCTCCGCTGGGGTAGGGACAGCGCTCGTCCATCTGGTGCACATATGATGTCTTGGGCCAGGAGAGATGCACACTCACTTACATTCTCCAGAAAAATgcatccaggtttttttttttttttttgtttttttgttttttcaaccaATAGGTCTATTACTTGGGGATAGAGCCAGCTGTGGTAGGGAAGCTAGTTAGTTTTAATATTCCGTAATGTGTAGTTTGAAATGGCAGTTACTTGGTGATGTTCTAATGTAGCTAGTTTGTGGTTGTATTGCTTTCtccagctagcaagctaatctAATCTTGACTGTAAGAAAACAAAAGCTTGTGCTATGGTGCATATTACCGTATgacaatatgaaaaaaaactgtacagtaGATAGTTGTATAAATGGCTCATTGTTTGGCTCGCTGAAGTAAATCAAGTGTTTTGCTTCATTCCAAGACACGTAGACTGATTGCTAAAAGCACTTTCTACTTAAAACAAAAGGGCTGTTTGGGGCTGTTTCCATGCAGTCAGTGTCCCTGTCCAAACACTTACGGGCTGCAGGGTATATATAGTTATGCCACTGGTTTAGAGTGCTCCGTGGTCAAAAcatgggccctgtttcacagagcaggattactgagttagctggataactgcgctgagtaaaaccctgtatcgcagagcaggattactgagttagctggataactgcgctgagtaaaaccctgtatcacagagcaggattactgagttggctggataactgcgctgagtaaaaccctgtatcacagagcaggattacagagttagctggataactgcgcagagtaaaaccctgtatcacagagcaggattacggAGTTAGCTGGATTTTACTGAGCGCAGTTATCccgctaactcagtaatcctgctgcGTGacacagggttttactcagcgcagttatccagctgacCCGGTAATCCTGCTTCAGGATGCTTCCCCTGTCAGTTGTCACACTTTCCATCCTGTAATTTCCCCCATTGTGTTTTGTAGGACGGAGAGGCGGAGCCGTCCAGCGCTGGTAAGTGCCTATCTTTCTCTGCGGAATCACCATacaccatctttaaaaaaacgcTGAATAAAGGACAGGAAGTGGTCATGGGGCGCTGCAGGGTGATTAATGACCCCGTAACCGTGCCGGTTAGGCAGTGCTGCCCGGCTCCGGCCGCAGGAAGAACCATGCGAGGGTGTGAGGGCACGAGGGTGCGGAGGGCGAGGGTGTGAGGGCGCGAAGGTGTGGAGGGCGTGGACGGCGTGGAGGGTGCGGTTTGCTTTTAGCGTGCTAAGGAATCGGAAGAGGAATATCTGGAGGTCAGGGGAGGGTGAAGGCCAGGATTTAGAGGTCGTTTCCAGCATCTGTACAGCTTCCATTAAGGGACATTTGTCAATGGCAGTCAATAATGACTTCAGGAACTACTTGGACATTATTTAGCAAGTGTATTCCCAATTAATTATAAATACTAATTAGATGTGGATGTTAAAAGACCACTAGCTGGTCTCTCATCAAAGCAGGAGTGGTGCAGTACTGAAAATATCAACCTTTTTTTAAGCAACTtaatatttgtggaaaaaaaaaatatgccaaGCAtacttttattatattatatatatgtatttaagtATAAGTATTCCTCAGCATTCTGTTTCCTTTCATGGGAAGTAAGCCTTTTTTCTGCAACTCGAGGGGAAATTGCACAGAGGGTCAGGAAATTCTCAGGTCATTGTGGTCCGTTCAGGAAGAACAGTCTAATTTCTTCCATTCACTGAGACTGCATCCGCATCGAAAAGCAGCTCCCTAGATCCTCCGCACAGTCTGTGACTGAAGGACTCTCTCACCATGTGATGCACAGCAGTACGGACGGCCCGGAATGCATTGCAGGTTATTTTCATGCTTAATTATACTATTTAAGGACAGCTGACAGTTGCCTCCCTCCTGAAgtattgttggctttatttagacgggggagggggagcagagagggttacagatagaggtGGGATCACAGCACATAAAGGGCTATGGTGGGGAATCAAACCACCAGCCGATGGGAAATTTTATATATTGGGTGAGCCGCCCAGCAGACCGTCACAGGGTCTCCTGTTGTCGTGTTGTACAGTTAAACTCCCCTGGAATGAATGTTCTCGAGCGCTTCAGACATGAAGACTGAcggtggcactttgtcatttctgacATGCAGGCATTGTTCTCCGCATGCGACGGCACGGCCAGTTCATGTCTTGCTTTGTGGAATTAAATTTAGGCTGCCTTATCTTTCAGCAGCCATGTGCCAACAGGCAGAAGGGGTGTGGCCAGCGTcacagtgcattctggggaTTGTAATCGGACAGGAAGGAAGTCGGATTGAGCAATAAAATAAACGCTTGGTTTAACAATTTAAAcaattgaaaaaacaaaaaaaccactcTTTAAAGAGGTGAGCAGGCATTGGCTCCCCCTGTTGCAGCGTTAATTCTGGTACTGCAGCCGGCAGCCATGGAGGCTGATGCGTAATTTCCTGTAGCGTTGTCCAGGAAATCTGAGGGGTATCCATGTGcaccagcaacccccccccccccagtccattGTGCACCAGTATGAGCTGCACATGAATCATCCTCCCCCGACTCATCTGTGTGAGCCACGATTGGTGCGCTGCGGAGTGTGGCAGACGCAGCGCTGCGTATCGGGTGTCCTGGGTGGTCAGCATGTGATCATCGCTTCCCAGAATTGAACAAACAGGTTGAATCAACAAGCACAAAATTTCTTAAACGGGACTATCAATCTGGGCACAAAACTGAATAGGTCTGACTCGGCATCTGCGGACTCCCCCTGCTGACCGTTATCGGCACTGCCGTTCCTCCCGGTTGTCCAGCTCCCGATTCTGACTCACTTATTTCCGGGACCTCGCCGAAATGAATAGTTCTAAAGCACAGACGAACTACGGAGGATAAtggattgatttaaaaaaaattaaaatagcaaataaaaaaataaaaaccatacTAACGTCAAGTGAAATATCCCTCAACATTGAAGGGAGTGGTGTTCCCACGACGACCTGGATCATCTTGACCACCATGCGTGGTGCTCAGCGGTCCAATACAGGTGTTTAAGGGGCGGAGCtctgtggtgcgtgcgtgcgtgcgtgcgtgtctctgtctctgtctctgtctctgtgtcggGTAGTGGTAACTCCTGTGTTTGCACGCTGTGTGTGATTGCTTTGCTTAGCATGCGAAGAGGAGGTGCCGGAGGAGGTCCCGGAACAGAAGGAGGAGGTGCCACAGCCCTCGGCCCCCACAGTACCCGCCGGGGCCCCCGCGGGCCGGAGGAACCCCCCCGGGGGCAAGTCCAGCCTGATCCTGGGTTGAAGTAGCCTCTTTCTCCGCGAACTCtttcatcattatttttgaaaaaaaaaaaaaaagaaccccccatccccctctttttttctctcttttactttgcagctttttttttttttttttacacacacccccttccccccaatcccccctcAAAAAACAATATGGCGACAGAAGCACTTTATGTATCTGCTACATTTCAGCTCCTCCTGTAGAGAATCGGCCTACTGACTAAGGCATGAGACACAGCTCCActttcaccccccccgccccccatgtaaaaacggtaaaaaaaaaataaaaaaaagatttgatgcGTGAATTTCTAAGTACAATAAAGATTGATATGAACTTGTtgc
This genomic window from Anguilla rostrata isolate EN2019 chromosome 17, ASM1855537v3, whole genome shotgun sequence contains:
- the LOC135243264 gene encoding jupiter microtubule associated homolog 1-like, with the protein product MTTTTTYQGMDPSAKNSSRVLRPPGGASNISFGTDEEKPPARKNRTASNIFAEPDDPHAHRRNNPPGGKPTGVLCGEPSAPLRRCHHAANQNNSVPEEASAGDGEAEPSSAACEEEVPEEVPEQKEEVPQPSAPTVPAGAPAGRRNPPGGKSSLILG